A window of the Hypomesus transpacificus isolate Combined female chromosome 8, fHypTra1, whole genome shotgun sequence genome harbors these coding sequences:
- the LOC124470366 gene encoding LOW QUALITY PROTEIN: dihydropyrimidine dehydrogenase [NADP(+)]-like (The sequence of the model RefSeq protein was modified relative to this genomic sequence to represent the inferred CDS: deleted 1 base in 1 codon), translating into MTLGVDAYGLACVFGLGCVQCCWLWRVRVCRSCHIASTACPVCTDHHAPLVSSGNAIRPIALRAVSAIARALPGFPILATGGIDSAEAGLQFLHAGASVLQVCSAVQNQDFTVIEDYCLGLKALLYLKSIEELQDWDGQSPPTLRHQKGKPIPRLKELQGKTLPSFGPYLLEKNKILADYKKTMNGQSEALATEANATRTYTPKRPIPAVKDVIARALKHIGAYGELNNTEQVLAVIDEDMCINCGKCYMTCNDSGYQAITFDPQTHLPIVTDSCTGCTLCLSVCPIIDCITMVARTTPYVPKRGLPQAVMPVC; encoded by the exons ATGACGCTGGGGGTGGATGCGTATGGACTAGCCTG TGTCTTTGGACTGGGGTGTGTTCAATGCTGTTGGCTgtggcgtgtgcgtgtgtgcaggtcATGTCACATCGCATCCACCGCGTGTCCAGTGTGTACAGACCATCATGCCCCTCTCGTCTCCTCAGGCAACGCCATCCGTCCCATTGCCCTCCGGGCTGTGTCGGCCATCGCCAGGGCCCTGCCCGGCTTCCCCATCCTGGCCACG GGGGGCATCGATTCAGCCGAGGCCGGCCTGCAGTTCCTCCACGCTGGAGCTTCAGTCCTGCAG gtgtgCAGTGCAGTCCAGAACCAGGACTTCACCGTGATTGAGGACTACTGCCTGGGGTTGAAGGCTCTGCTCTACCTGAAGAGCATCGAGGAGCTGCAAGATTGGGATGGCCAATCACCACCCACCCTCAGGCACCAGAAGGGCAAGCCCATCCCCCGACTGAAGGAACTGCAGGGCAAG ACTCTGCCCAGTTTCGGCCCCTACCTCCTGGAGAAGAACAAGATCCTGGCAGACTACAAGAAGACCATGAACGGCCAAAGTGAGGCGTTAGCCACAGAGGCTAACGCCACCAGAACCTACACCCCCAAGAGACCCATACCTGCCGTCAAG GATGTAATTGCCAGAGCCCTAAAGCACATCGGGGCCTATGGAGAACTGAACAACACAGAGCAGGTGCTAGCAGTCATAGACGAGGACATGTGTATCAACTGTGGCAAGTGCTACATGACCTGCAACGACTCTGGATACCAG GCTATCACGTTTGACCCTCAGACCCATCTTCCTATAGTGACTGACAGCTGTACCGGCTGCACACTTTGTCTGAGCGTCTGCCCCATCATCGATTGCATCACCATGGTTGCCAGGACAACGCCGTACGTGCCCAAGAGAGGCCTGCCTCAAGCCGTTATGCCCGTCTGCTAA